A single Glycine soja cultivar W05 chromosome 14, ASM419377v2, whole genome shotgun sequence DNA region contains:
- the LOC114385084 gene encoding uncharacterized protein LOC114385084 isoform X1, which produces MSEDCNSGAASLLLPSPSNSKIVGEKRGSTHRGHSARKRVKMKDLDAVVHSVETNSRYSEFKNDKENTVQWSLGATDASQQVTTGRNAMPEEFNFVARPLILNTEACKGGGCVVNFAKDSLSEKQEKGHGNLVVSRGINVDLNAEDATGSVNLEPANSSKGCNPFKSKDVSESGSCVGPLEQKDPMTKWKQMKEYGFWSPSHAGIPKPKHHGRKSKNEMLKKKMELAKREQVNRFTKIAAPSGLLNDLNPGIINHVRNRKQVLSIIENLVRSEKHESTSVGSKHAAHCIQGNVEVSKRDQENVADVSEHQHDFACEEGALHSTSGSRQARKFPVTTNDSSSLILEGRVCDCDIGSLDKGSLKSCMTQSTNVVEDDALALKLSSEMRASMSSTGLSNEESSNVTMVSSLSLKAATVASQWLELLQHDIKGRLSALRRSRRKVQSVITTELPFLLSKEFGNNQDYDPCTMKMSAGLPTGKIADMHRARWTSLFDHMDEALSEEEKKLECWLNQVKEKQLLCDQGIQHVNWSSVFGLQQLGNSENNSRAPAFDSSEKDLAVNAAAASIYSTCNFLLSKS; this is translated from the exons ATGAGCGAGGATTGCAATTCTGGAGCCGCGTCGCTGTTGTTGCCCTCCCCTTCGAATTCCAAG ATTGTTGGAGAGAAGCGTGGAAGCACTCACAGGGGTCACAGCGCTCGGAAACGGGTCAAGATGAAAGATCTTGACGCCGTTGTTCACTCCGTGG AAACGAATAGCCGTTATTCGGAGTTTAAAAACGACAAAGAAAACACCGTGCAATGGTCGTTGGGTGCTACGGATGCTTCTCAACAAGTGACAACGGGAAGGAATGCGATGCCGGAAGAGTTTAATTTTGTGGCTCGGCCTCTGATTCTCAACACTGAAGCGTGCAAAGGTGGAGGGTGTGTTGTGAATTTCGCCAAAGATTCGTTGTCTGAGAAGCAAGAAAAAGGGCATGGTAATTTAGTAGTCTCAAGGGGAATTAATGTGGATCTGAATGCAGAAGATGCTACCGGCTCTGTGAATCTGGAACCTGCAAATTCCTCCAAAGGGTGCAATCCTTTTAAGTCAAAGGATGTGTCCGAGAGTGGGAGCTGTGTTGGACCTTTGGAACAGAAAGATCCAATGACGAAATGGAAACAGATGAAAGAATATGGTTTTTGGTCGCCCTCTCATGCTGGCATTCCAAAGCCGAAACATCATGGGAGGAAAAGTAAGAATGAAATgctcaagaaaaagatggagctTGCAAAGAGGGAACAGGTTAACCGGTTTACCAAGATTGCTGCTCCAAGTGGACTGTTGAATGACTTGAACCCTGGAATTATAAATCATGTGAGGAATAGAAAACAAGTGCTTTCAATTATTGAGAATCTTGTAAGGTCTGAAAAACATGAAAGCACTAGTGTGGGGAGTAAGCACGCAGCACATTGTATACAAGGAAATGTAGAAGTTAGTAAGAGGGATCAAGAAAATGTGGCTGATGTAAGTGAGCATCAGCATGACTTTGCTTGTGAGGAAGGAGCCCTTCATAGCACTTCAGGGAGCAGACAAGCTAGAAAGTTTCCTGTGACAACAAATGATTCTTCTTCCTTGATTTTGGAGGGTAGAGTTTGTGATTGTGACATAGGCAGTTTAGATAAAGGTAGTCTTAAAAGTTGTATGACACAGTCAACGAATGTTGTGGAGGATGATGCTTTAGCTCTGAAATTGTCATCTGAAATGAGGGCATCAATGAGTTCCACCGGTTTGTCAAATGAGGAATCCTCAAATGTCACAATGGTTTCATCCCTTTCCCTAAAAG CTGCTACTGTTGCTTCTCAATGGTTGGAGCTTCTGCAACATGACATCAAAGGACGCCTttcag CTTTACGTCGTAGTAGAAGGAAAGTTCAATCTGTAATCACTACTGAGTTGCCATTTCTTTTATCAAAGGAATTTGGAAATAACCAAGATTATGATCCTTGCACTATGAAAATGTCTGCGGGACTTCCCACTGGCAAAATAGCAGATATGCATCGGGCAAGATGGACTTCTTTGTTTGATCATATGGATGAAGCTCTTTCTGAAGAGGAAAAGAAACTT GAATGTTGGTTGAATCAAGTAAAAGAAAAGCAACTGCTATGTGACCAGGGCATACAACATGTAAACTGGAGCTCGGTTTTTGGTTTACAACAGCTGGGGAATTCAGAAAACAACTCCAG
- the LOC114385084 gene encoding uncharacterized protein LOC114385084 isoform X2, which translates to MPEEFNFVARPLILNTEACKGGGCVVNFAKDSLSEKQEKGHGNLVVSRGINVDLNAEDATGSVNLEPANSSKGCNPFKSKDVSESGSCVGPLEQKDPMTKWKQMKEYGFWSPSHAGIPKPKHHGRKSKNEMLKKKMELAKREQVNRFTKIAAPSGLLNDLNPGIINHVRNRKQVLSIIENLVRSEKHESTSVGSKHAAHCIQGNVEVSKRDQENVADVSEHQHDFACEEGALHSTSGSRQARKFPVTTNDSSSLILEGRVCDCDIGSLDKGSLKSCMTQSTNVVEDDALALKLSSEMRASMSSTGLSNEESSNVTMVSSLSLKAATVASQWLELLQHDIKGRLSALRRSRRKVQSVITTELPFLLSKEFGNNQDYDPCTMKMSAGLPTGKIADMHRARWTSLFDHMDEALSEEEKKLECWLNQVKEKQLLCDQGIQHVNWSSVFGLQQLGNSENNSRAPAFDSSEKDLAVNAAAASIYSTCNFLLSKS; encoded by the exons ATGCCGGAAGAGTTTAATTTTGTGGCTCGGCCTCTGATTCTCAACACTGAAGCGTGCAAAGGTGGAGGGTGTGTTGTGAATTTCGCCAAAGATTCGTTGTCTGAGAAGCAAGAAAAAGGGCATGGTAATTTAGTAGTCTCAAGGGGAATTAATGTGGATCTGAATGCAGAAGATGCTACCGGCTCTGTGAATCTGGAACCTGCAAATTCCTCCAAAGGGTGCAATCCTTTTAAGTCAAAGGATGTGTCCGAGAGTGGGAGCTGTGTTGGACCTTTGGAACAGAAAGATCCAATGACGAAATGGAAACAGATGAAAGAATATGGTTTTTGGTCGCCCTCTCATGCTGGCATTCCAAAGCCGAAACATCATGGGAGGAAAAGTAAGAATGAAATgctcaagaaaaagatggagctTGCAAAGAGGGAACAGGTTAACCGGTTTACCAAGATTGCTGCTCCAAGTGGACTGTTGAATGACTTGAACCCTGGAATTATAAATCATGTGAGGAATAGAAAACAAGTGCTTTCAATTATTGAGAATCTTGTAAGGTCTGAAAAACATGAAAGCACTAGTGTGGGGAGTAAGCACGCAGCACATTGTATACAAGGAAATGTAGAAGTTAGTAAGAGGGATCAAGAAAATGTGGCTGATGTAAGTGAGCATCAGCATGACTTTGCTTGTGAGGAAGGAGCCCTTCATAGCACTTCAGGGAGCAGACAAGCTAGAAAGTTTCCTGTGACAACAAATGATTCTTCTTCCTTGATTTTGGAGGGTAGAGTTTGTGATTGTGACATAGGCAGTTTAGATAAAGGTAGTCTTAAAAGTTGTATGACACAGTCAACGAATGTTGTGGAGGATGATGCTTTAGCTCTGAAATTGTCATCTGAAATGAGGGCATCAATGAGTTCCACCGGTTTGTCAAATGAGGAATCCTCAAATGTCACAATGGTTTCATCCCTTTCCCTAAAAG CTGCTACTGTTGCTTCTCAATGGTTGGAGCTTCTGCAACATGACATCAAAGGACGCCTttcag CTTTACGTCGTAGTAGAAGGAAAGTTCAATCTGTAATCACTACTGAGTTGCCATTTCTTTTATCAAAGGAATTTGGAAATAACCAAGATTATGATCCTTGCACTATGAAAATGTCTGCGGGACTTCCCACTGGCAAAATAGCAGATATGCATCGGGCAAGATGGACTTCTTTGTTTGATCATATGGATGAAGCTCTTTCTGAAGAGGAAAAGAAACTT GAATGTTGGTTGAATCAAGTAAAAGAAAAGCAACTGCTATGTGACCAGGGCATACAACATGTAAACTGGAGCTCGGTTTTTGGTTTACAACAGCTGGGGAATTCAGAAAACAACTCCAG